A single window of Abditibacteriota bacterium DNA harbors:
- a CDS encoding leucine-rich repeat domain-containing protein: MSIRDNEYDIRTIKVLSGCAGDPCCPAIPSDITVIGDGAFEGHKSLREIVIPEGVTTIGSSAFKWCESLESVIIPDSVTEIGDGAFCGCSSLREIVIPEGVTTIGSSAFKWCESLESVIIPEGVTAIRDGAFCGCCSLKEIVIPEGVTTIGSSAFKRCESLESVIIPEGVTAIGCAAFEGCVSLDTVSLPGAVKKIGIGAFERCESLREIDIPEGVTEISDSAFEDCSSLAWVTMPDGVTKIGDRAFAGCSSLAGTFCLDTVTSIGQNAFAGCSSLSQFFLDVFSEPVIGDGAFAGCESLEDVSLPDDTKIGAGAFADAPGIPFSLCIEQGVLMSYNGVCPEQLMVSSIVTKIGDGAFAGCKTLEELILCDGVKSIGESAFEECASLARITIPGSVELIGADAFSGCRSLKRIDICGGAAEIDNRAFRGCSALTDIRIPDGITMGHHTFADVPGVPFSLCIEDDELAYYSGVCPEKVTIPPTVRTIGFDAFSGCRSLTEIVIPEGVTAIEAFAFEGCESLAEASVPDSVTSIEASAFEGCRSLRKIALPRGLTAIEGSAFRGCGSLTGISIPDGVTTIEDFAFSGCEALKEAVIPGSVTCIEDGAFVECGALTFVTDAPAAIEYAAERGIPVRPLG, translated from the coding sequence ATGAGCATCCGTGACAACGAATACGACATCAGGACCATCAAGGTCTTATCCGGCTGCGCCGGAGATCCCTGCTGCCCCGCGATCCCCTCAGACATCACCGTCATAGGCGACGGCGCCTTTGAGGGGCATAAGTCCCTGAGAGAGATCGTCATACCCGAAGGTGTGACCACGATAGGCAGCAGCGCCTTTAAGTGGTGCGAGTCACTTGAGTCTGTTATCATCCCCGACAGCGTGACCGAAATAGGAGACGGCGCCTTTTGCGGGTGCAGTTCCCTGAGAGAGATCGTCATACCAGAAGGCGTGACCACGATAGGCAGCAGCGCCTTTAAGTGGTGCGAGTCACTTGAGTCTGTTATCATCCCCGAAGGCGTGACAGCGATCAGAGACGGCGCCTTTTGCGGGTGCTGTTCCCTGAAAGAGATCGTCATACCCGAAGGCGTGACCACGATCGGCAGCAGCGCCTTTAAGCGTTGCGAGTCACTTGAGTCTGTTATCATCCCCGAAGGCGTGACCGCGATAGGCTGCGCCGCTTTTGAGGGCTGCGTCTCTCTGGACACGGTCTCCCTCCCGGGCGCCGTGAAAAAAATCGGCATCGGAGCCTTTGAGCGCTGCGAGTCCCTGAGAGAGATCGACATACCCGAGGGCGTGACCGAAATAAGCGACAGCGCCTTTGAGGACTGCAGCTCTCTGGCCTGGGTCACCATGCCGGACGGAGTGACGAAAATAGGAGACCGGGCCTTTGCCGGCTGCAGCTCCCTCGCAGGCACCTTCTGCCTCGACACGGTTACGAGCATAGGACAAAACGCCTTTGCCGGCTGCAGCTCCCTGTCACAGTTCTTCCTTGACGTATTCAGCGAGCCCGTAATAGGAGACGGCGCTTTTGCCGGCTGCGAGTCACTGGAGGACGTCTCTCTGCCCGACGACACAAAGATCGGCGCCGGCGCTTTTGCCGACGCGCCGGGCATACCTTTTTCCCTGTGCATCGAACAAGGCGTGCTGATGTCCTACAACGGCGTCTGTCCGGAGCAGCTCATGGTGTCATCGATCGTGACGAAAATTGGAGACGGCGCCTTTGCCGGCTGCAAGACCCTGGAGGAGCTCATCCTGTGCGACGGGGTGAAGTCCATAGGAGAGAGCGCCTTTGAGGAGTGCGCATCTCTGGCCCGGATCACCATACCGGGCTCTGTGGAACTGATAGGAGCCGACGCCTTTTCGGGCTGCAGGTCTCTGAAAAGGATCGACATCTGCGGCGGCGCAGCCGAAATAGACAACCGCGCCTTTCGCGGGTGCAGCGCTCTCACCGACATACGCATTCCCGACGGAATAACCATGGGTCATCACACTTTTGCCGACGTCCCGGGCGTCCCGTTTTCGCTGTGTATCGAAGATGACGAGCTGGCGTATTACAGCGGCGTCTGCCCGGAAAAAGTGACCATTCCGCCGACTGTGAGGACCATAGGCTTCGACGCCTTTTCGGGCTGCAGGTCCCTCACGGAGATCGTCATCCCCGAAGGCGTGACCGCCATAGAAGCCTTCGCCTTTGAGGGCTGCGAGAGCCTCGCAGAGGCGTCCGTTCCCGACAGTGTGACATCCATAGAAGCCTCCGCCTTTGAGGGCTGCCGGTCACTCCGGAAGATAGCCCTGCCCCGGGGATTGACCGCGATAGAAGGCTCGGCTTTTCGCGGGTGCGGCTCCCTCACCGGGATATCCATTCCCGACGGAGTGACCACCATAGAAGACTTTGCCTTTTCGGGCTGCGAGGCTCTGAAAGAGGCCGTCATCCCCGGCTCCGTGACCTGTATAGAAGACGGCGCCTTTGTGGAGTGCGGGGCTCTGACTTTCGTCACCGACGCCCCCGCCGCCATAGAATACGCCGCGGAGCGCGGCATACCGGTCAGACCGCTGGGATAA